TTCGTTTGATTCTTGGTCTTGCAGTGAATAATGATTGGCCAGTAAGACAGACAGACGTCAACACAGCCTTTCTCCAAGGTCATCTCAATGAAGAGGTTTTCATGGCTCAGCCACCTCGCTTTCAGGACACTGATCGTCCCTCTCATGTTTGTCGCCTGCGTAAAGCCATTTATGGGCTCAAACAGGCTCCTCGAGCTTAGTACTCTGAACTCAAGAAATTTCTTCTTGCAGCCGGTTTCAGCAACTCTCTACCTGATACGTCTCTCTTCATACTTCGTCATGCTGGGAGCTTTGTTTACTTGTTAGTCTACGTGGACGACATCCTCGTCACTGGCACAAACTCCTCACTTGTTCAACAAGTTATTGATGCTCTCTCTGTGAAGTTCTCTATCAAAGATCTCGGCCATCTCAGTTATTTCCTTGGTATTGAAACCATTCGCACACCTCATGGCCTCCATATGATGCAGAGGAAGTATGTTACTGATCTGCTACAACGAACGAATATGCTTCATGCAAAACCGGTTGCGACTCCACTTGCTGCATCTCCTAAACTGACGTTGAACTCTGGTCCTCCTCTGCCTGATCCTACTGAATATAGGCGCGTCGTTGGCAGTTTACAGTACCTTGCTCTCACCAGGCCTGATGTCTCATATGCGGTAAACCGTCTCTCTCAATTTATGCATCAGCCAACACTTGATCATTGGAATGCTGTCAAACGAGTCCAGCGTTATCTGTCTGGCACATTGAGTCATGGTATCTATCTCAAGAAGCAAAAGAATCCGCTTCTCCATGCATACTCTGATGCTGACTGGGCTGGAGACAGCGATGACTACGTCTCCACAAATGGCTACATCGTTTATCTTGGCACACATCCACTATCTTGGTCATCGAAGAAACAGCAAGGGGTCGCGTGGTGATCCACGGAAGCTGAGTACTGTGCGGTCGCTAATACTGCCGCTGAGCTTCGATGGATATGTTCTCTTCTCACAGAACTTGGTGTTTCGCTTCCATCCTCTCCTACAATCTACTGTGATAACATCGGCGCTACCTATCCCTGTGCAAATCCTGTTTTCCATTCTCGTATGAAACACATTTCGCTTGACTACCACTTTGTTCGTGGTCAAATCCAGAATCATGCTCTTCGAGTTGTTCATGTATCGACTCACGATCAGCTGGCCGATGGGTTAACCAAACCGCTTCCGAGGACTTCATTTCAGACTTTACGGGACAAGATTGGTGTCACACAGGTTCCACCATCTTGAGGGGGCGTGTTAAGAAAATACCCACGACATTAAGGACTTCTATGTAAATACATAACTATACGATTTACCCTAATTGTAAGTCTTGTATAAATACCTTGTACACATCTAATAAAGTATTTTATTCAGCCTACTATCTATACGATCAATGGTATAGTAAACTATTTATTTGTTGTGTTCTTGAGTATATGAAAAATGTTATAGTTGCTTATAAgtctataaaaattattatttgcaAGACTGTAGATATCATAAGCATTATCCCCAAATATAATGCGATGATTggcaaaatttatataaatttttacgTTAGTAAACCATATACAATCTATACTGCTAAACTAGAATCATGATTTTGACCTAACCTTAGTTCACTATGTGATGTTATCAAATTTGAACCTAAATAGTTAATGGAACTTTGTGGCTTGTGATTTGTACCACTGAAACAAATAATCGTATACAGTATCATTAaactaaaaaacagttaagataTCTTCATGGCTTAGAttacacctttttttttttgataactgtGGAGATCCCAAATGTTTTCTAGACCCAAAGACTAATCTCATAAGATCCATAGAAATCTCGGTTTTCTTGCCACTTAAGACGTCTATGGATGGTCAATGCTATTCGAACCCATTGCAGAAACTCCAGCTGGACCCCTTTACCACTAGGCCAAGGCgacttgattaaaaaaaaaaattgttacctCCAGTATATCGTATATACCAAAGATTTTcccatcttttttttataatgttatatcAAATAAGTTTGTGCAAAGATCAATTTAGGTTAACACATCACCAATCCATTTGAGGGAGCTTTATAGTATTTCCAataatttattctattttttccaaaataaaatactttataatagagtatGGTTATACTCCATTGATATTCTAACTTAGAATAAACAATAGaacaatgaacaaaaaaaactatatttatatatagagtaaactcattttctattctattataAAGTAGAATTAGAAATGTTCTTACAAACTTTAGAAAATTAGTAATTTTCTTCTCGGTATTACAGCTCCAATAATTTATTGAATCATTCTTATCGgtaaccaaaatttaaatattttaatattcaaattaaatacacatttaatatatatatatatatatatcaaataaggTTATTTACCTGTTCTTCaaataataatttgatattAACGCAGATGATgtataaacaaatatatgatacataaataataaaaaaagtagaaaattagaaaatattaaataaataatatttgaacTTTTACGAAATAGTTAGACATAAGTACTAACAGATTAAAAGAAACTTTAATTATGTTTgcatctaatatatatataaatatatattaatgatatttcaaaaaaaagtttcagaaataaattaattatataacacaaaaataaaaataatttattgaaaattgatgttttaaattatatttcacatttataatatatatatatatatattatagacaAATAAACCGCGCGTAGCGAGGTAAAATCTCTAGTTatattaaaattgatttgaaaatTTAGACGCCAAAAAGTATTAAATGTCAATTATTAATGAAATAACTTTGAAGGTTTAATCAGTCATATGAGTTTATATCCAAAACCAACATGCTCACATTTAATTGATTGTTGGCCGTCAACAAAATGCTCACATTTGTATGATTCACAAtacttcttctcttcttcttatacATCTCTTCTGATAACCACTACGACTATACTAAACTAAACACTTGACTCCACCTCCTATAATGTTTTAGAACTATAACAACGTATGAATTAGTCAACATCTCCGCGCTTGCTACGCTCCTAGTTTATAGGAATGCTAATGAGGATCTCTCGATTGGTGTCATAATTAGATGGTTCATGTCTATTTCAAGGCATTTATATAGCTATTTTTAGAccataaattttttgaaaaattgaaaCGTGTGGAGTCCATCAACGAAACCCATTATTCTCTCTCAtaatttgcttttctttttttaaatttgtgcCTTTGACATCGTCCATCTTGcgtgaagttttttttttgttgcaaaaaTTCACCAACTTAGACAAGACTCTGTTTGTTGATCTTTATTATTCTTCAAATGTGAGATAATTCTTTTTTGCTACAACCACCGTCAGAACTTTTGATAAAATGGATCGTGGAGAACTGAGTAAAGTATTTAAAATGTTCGATAAGAATGGCGATGGGAAAATTGCAAAAAATGAGCTGAGGGATTTCTTCAAAAGTGTGAGTATCCTTGTTCCCGAAAATGAGATTAAGGAGATGATTGCAAAGATGGATGTGAATGGAGACGGTTTCATGGATATAGATGAGATTGGGTCATTGTATCAAGAAATGatggaagagaaagaagaagaagaggacatGAGGGAGGCATTCAGAGTATTCGATCAGAACGGTGATGGTTTCATCACCGATGAAGAGTTAAGGTCGGTTCTTGCATCAATGGGGTTGAAACAAGGAAGAACACTTGAAGGTTGCAGGAAAATGATTAGTaaggttgatgttgatggagATGGTATGGTCAATTTTAAGGAATTTAAACAAATGATGAGAGGTGGTGGATTTGCTGCTCTTAGCTCCAATTAAAcatgttttctctttttttactcataataaatttttattgtttagatATTAATACTAGTTTATggaatttaaacaataaaaagagTGTATTTGATCAAGAAAGTAGAATTATTTGCATTAAATGAAATGTCTGATGTTGAGTATTATACAACACTGTTTTCTTTGTTCATTGAGTGAtcattaaaaaacaattattagcTTACAAGTGATAGTTTAAATTTGtcagacattttttttttcaagtgtAGAATTAGCTTGTTTTTTTGGTATTCCAGACCTTTTGTGCCTAATGATTGTAATATTCTTGAGTTGGGACAAAATCATGTTTAATAAGAACCTGAGTTTGAGTTAGAACCGAGAATAATATGGAGCACCTCCTAATAAATTCTGAATTAAGAaacttgttggggtcaaaatcggtcacgacggaatcaatgtctaaaaTTCCCGGAAAATAATTCccgcaataaaaaaaaaaagaagtcaagAAAGAACGGAAAATGTTGGGGCCAAAAACggacacgacgaagttaacatccatatatccgtaaaaatcagcatgaacgttttcaCGAAAAATATTCATCGTAAAGATTgcttttacgaagaatcttgcggtaaaatattacattaatcTTGGTTCATTCATCGAAACTAAACACTCGCAGCCCAAGATCACGTTCATGGAACATCGGAAAAGGATTCAAACaaggtctctacgtagcgaccgatccttAACgagttggtcgctacgtagcgacggacCAAGCCTCTCgatcgatcgctacgtagcgaccgatccgtAACgtgtcggtcgctacgtagcgaccgatccgcagtaagtcggtcgctacatagcgaccaaacgAGCCtctcgatcggtcgctacgtagcgaccgaccaagccatttgtttggtcgctacgtagaaaCCGATCCATCGCGGacccggtcgctacatagcgactgaaCTGTTTCGGACATTGATCAACGGGTACGACCCAAaaccttgcattctcgtcagtTCCTCAATGCCAGTTCCCGAGTACGTcagccatatcatttctcactcCCATCAATTGGAGTTATCActtaaactttacgataaaaatcgtgaaaagtttatttttatcgataaaattcgtaataaacgtttcgagttgAAAGACGGCCCAAACAGGTCTAAAACACTATTAGAAACCCACTTACAATTTTTTAAGGAAAAGCCCATTgatactatggcggtttataGTTTGTCAAATTTTCgcagataaatgttaagtttccacggataatcatgaagatcgagaaaaatggaatatctccattttcgagttatgacggcttaagggcaggaagggaaaaactcaaaccgaccttggagggagtatataaggagtcctaggcgaaaGGCAcgagagagaactttttcagaacagacttagcacttagaggaattaggcaactttccgtttttgttatttcgagctgcaactcaactaggttttgcagtcttaggttgttagaactagatATCTCGCCGAAAGCTCTCATAGCCAAgacttctaccttgttgtaacgctcatacgcgaattcggaataaaactccttttgctcttttttacgatttcttatttgtttttgtctttaCTTGCGTGTTATGATTGCTTAGaatgtggtttagcagatatccgggacgtctgggaaattaggattttcctaactttcctaatttaaacggaaatcgacagtgcgaatttcggttcccacaaaacTCAAAAAGCTATAGAGCTATAAAGAAGAAATGCCATATCTGAATCCGTGACGGTTATACAGACATGGGTTTGACTCTATTAGCTTCCCATGGGAATAAGGAAAATCTTTGGGCATCCGTAGATATAAGTCAAGTTACCCAATCAATGGTGCCGAAGAATCAAGTCCATAATGCCCGAGCTCTACCTTATCTTCCTCTCTAGCCACAGAAAAAGAAAACCGACGTTTGAAACCGACCTTCTCTCCTCagctcttttttcctttttcttatcttcctTGGATCTCTCTTGGACGTCGTTATGTTTGAGTTTCTGGGGGAACTTGTAACGATCCGCTTCCggagtattttaaaaattttaaaatataaatcgcGGGAGGTTTATGTAATGAACCGGTTTCCTTTAACCGGTTtggttttgttaatttttataattgtatttaaACCAAGCCTTTTTGCCCTTACCCAAATGGGAAGGGTTTATTataccaaaatataaatttagatcATCGTGTGTGTTTCCCTTCGGCAGCCGTCAACATTGATGTAGAGGGAAAGCTTAACCACCATCTTATTTCTTCCTTGATCACTTTCTATTTCTCTATCTCTATGCTTCTCTTCTACTCCTTTATGTTTCTCTCCTCCTTGGGCTCTTATGGAGACACGAGTTCTTGACGTCACGCACCACCACGTAATTGGTACCCACCACCGGAGTCTTGTTCTTCACCGATCAACACCGGATCCATTGTAGCTGATGATCATGGAGCCATCGTTGCTCTTGTTGGTGTTGCATAGTGGAGCCGAGACGTGGAGGAGAGACGACCGATGTTGGAGCCGCCGCACCTCATCATCATGATGGCGATCTACGCCAACACCAACCGTAAGCCACCAGAGGATACAGCTGACCCCATCACGAGCACATGTATGGTAAGACGGAGCCAATCTGAGAGGGTTAAGTGAAACCCTATGCGTACCTTGCGTATCAAGTAACCATCCCCTAACCCTACGGCTGATCTCTTTTGTCCTTCCTTCGTTATAGCATATTTTGTGCATTACTGATTTGTATTATCTCATGTTGTGCCAAAATGTGTAGCTGGGTTCCATGTCACCAAAGCCGAGGGTCTAACGTCGTGTTGAGTTTAAGTCATTCTCATGTTTCTTTTGcaaaaaagtaatattttttccTGAACCCTAAATACAATCATGTCTTTTGTTGTCTGTTTTTCCTTCCAATCTAATCTGTGGTTGGCGAGCGGACTGATGGTAAATCAAGCTATCTTGTTTGTCGATCTATTTTTCCATTTTCCGATGTGGTTGGGCGTGATTCGTGGCAActtaataatttgtattttggtCATAGTTAGTTTGTTAGGATGAAGATTATATGTTAGAGTAATTATTTATGGAAGGTTCTCTTCGTTTTTTCGAAATGGTTCACAAAGATCGAATTACGTTCTTGCATTCTTAGGATAATTGCATGTTAGATTTTGTGTGATGAGGATATGTTTTAATTGATATGTTTATGTGAATGAACGTAGAATTGATCTTGAATAGAATTGGTATGTTAAGTGGAAAATGTAATAGAAATTGATTAAGGATGAGATGAATGAAGAAAAGAACGAGAACAGAAAATTGAacttaaataaggaaagttcaTGATTAagcaatgaaaataaataaggGAAGTATGTTTTGGCTTTGGGCCGTATATATTGGCTTCGGCCGTTATGGACCTTCGGATCGCAGGTTGGCTTCGGCCACAGTTGACTACATGCCGTTATGGACCTTCGGGTCGTAGGTTGTTAAATAAAGAAATTACATGATTACACAGTTAAAATAAATAAGGGAAGTATGTTTTGGCTTCGGGCCGTGTATATTGGCTTCGGCCGTTATGGACCTTTGGATCGCAGGTTGGCTTCGGCCGCAGTTGGCTTCGGCAGCAGGTTGGCTACATGCCGTTATGGACCTTCCGGTCGTAGGTTGTCTTCGGCCGCAGGTTGGCTACAGGCCGTAATGGACGACGGGCCGCAGGTTTGGCTACGGCAGCAGGTTTGGCTTCGGCCGCAGGTTTGGCTTCGGCCGCAGGTTTGGCTTTGGCCGCAGGTTTGGCTACGGCCACAGATTTGCCTTCGTCCGCAGGTTTGGCTTCGGCCGCAGGTTGATGGACCTTCGGGTCGGAATGTTAGGAAATGCTAAAGTTAATGAGTGATTGAACCGAATGTTAGGTTGTTAGTTTCAGACGCATGAAAACTGATAAGTAATATGCAAAATGGCTAAGTAATGATGGAAACAAATTGTTGATAGAAAAGGATTGCTAGGTTGTTAGAATGTAACGTGGAACTTGATTGCTTGATTAATGAGTTGCATGTGGGCGGTTTTGAGCGTCCTCACCGAGTAATTTTGTATACTCATGCCTCCTTTGCGATGCAGGTTAGGTTGATTGTGTGGACCAGAGCGCGACGCTATAAAGAACATCGGGGCTAGGGTATTTGAACTTGGGTAATTTTGAGAAGTTTTGTAAAAGATATTTTCATTGTAAACTACATGATTTTAAGTATTTAGTCTCGTGTTCCATTTATAAAGTTGCAGTATTTCTCATGTTTATTGGATAAAATTTGACTTGATCTTTTACTTAGAAATTTTCACATGTTTTCAAAGATTTCCGGGTTGGGGTGTTTCAGAACTTCTCTTGCCGGAACCCTAGATCTACCTTTGAGGGGAACTAGATCCTGTGGTAAGTGGTGAACTCCTGGAGCTACAACGAGGTGCCAAGGTCCTTCGAGGAGTGGAGTCGGTGTCTTAGAGTGCGGCAGTGGTggatttctttttttccttttgcagATCTGGTCACTGTCGTGGCGATGATGGCGCGTGGTGGTGGTTCTACTGCTCTGTCTCCTCCGGTTCTTCATTGTGTGTCTTCTTCGAAGCTTTTTTGGAATGGTGTGTTTTTGACTTCTTTGAATCAAGGCTTGGTGTCTCGCCTTTGATTCCGGGCTGTGCTTCTGCTCAGTGGAGAGGAGGGTGGTTCATCGTCGGCGCGTTTACAATGAGTCTTGGTGGTCGTGTGGTCGTGGTCTCTTTGGTGGTCGTGTAGTCGCGGTCTCTCTGTGGTTCTGGGCGTTCATCTTTAGAGGTTTTAAGCTTGTCTTGTCGTCTATGGCTGTAACGGTTTGGCCTCCGTTGATGCTCTTTGCCTGCTGGTCTGCCCCATCCTTTTGTCCTGGTTGTTGCTCGTTCCATCTCACGAATGGCTACTGAGCGTTTTGATGCTGCTATTTGACTACTATTTGCTTCCCCAGCGAGACGTAGTTATGTAGCGCAAAGAGGACCGAGTTAGGTTCTCTAGTCTCGGGTCATGGAATTGGCCAGGGATTCCGTTCGAGTCTTATGGGGTCTCCGTTCAGTGGAGAGATTTTTAGAGAGTACCCATCCCAGTGCTCCGACTGTCGTTGGTCGTCTTGGCAggatactctctctctcttttttgcaGGTATTGAAGACCCGGGTTCTGGTCACGCTTTCCCCGCAGCTCGCCTTGTTGGAGGTTGTGTGGCGCCTGTGCTATCTCTTCCTCTAATCATTGAGTCTAGAGCTTCATGGTCAGTCAAGTACAAGTTTGAGGATATTATCAATACCTAGCTACTCCTGCGATGTCACGAGAAGTCCGGCATTTGAGGCAACAAGGTAAGCCCCACCTTCTTGTGGTAAACATCAACGGCTGAGAACGGGGAATGATTTTCTAAAGATTTTGGAGCAGTCTAGCGGATAACGTCGGTTAAGTGGGCGAGCGAAGTTAGTCTTGTAATGTTTGAATTAGGAAAATTTAGGTTGAATCAAACTTGTAACCGAAACTGAAATTCCGGTCTAATCGgttgatttataatattaagtattttttttaaaagtcgaTAATGACCATATTGCACgaaaagagaaaaggaaactcaaAAAATAGTCACATAATCCCTTGCGGACGTAATCTTCGGATTAAGATTCCTTCCTCCAGATAAAGTTACAGTTCTCCTGCTTCCAAGCGAGACACTAAAGCGTCCTGCAATTGACTTCAATGATACATGGCTTCCAACGACGAAGTAGTAATCGTATGCCCATTGTAGCAATGTATGCCCATTGTAAAAACGTCATTATTCAATATTTCCGCCCAAGCCATGAATCAACAAATGGGATCGGAGAATCAGGTACCCATTGAAGTAATGTGACAAATGGTAAGGCTCGACACTGCCAAGGCCCCGCACCAAGAAAATGGGTCTTGTCAACTATTGAAATGCAAGACAAAAATCATAAATCCTGCTAGATCAGTTGATCTAATCAGGCTCCAAGCCTAGAAACACCTACTAGACCATGGTATACCTTCGACAAATACCTCTCCTCCGGGTTAAATACGGTTCAGGCCTAGACGAACTCAGAAAAAGGGCACTAAGGAAGCGACATCCTTGTCATGATAGACATGTTGAGAAGGAACGACTCCGGTCGACCGAAGTGCACAAGTTATCTCCCGAATTCGACAATGAAATCAAAAATAAGGGCAAACTGTTGAGTAAAattaatccaaaatatattaCTATGGCTTCCGAGCAGGACGCCGGCTTTCAGATTCCCACGTGGAGAAATCCCAGCTCAAATCCGGCTCCATCACTGCCTCCAAGTAAAACTGGAAGTTTTTTACTAAAGGGAattcttccatatttccgaatatggaggCCTCTGACCTAATGAACAAATACGACTAACCTATAAAAGGGGACACAATTCCTCTTGAGCAGGTCGTCGACCTTCTTCTCTTGACCAAACAATTTCCAGCTCTCGGGCCAGGTTTTCCTCTTACCTCcgaataaaatgaaaaactactaatacagagatatcttttcatattttaggatatgGAAAGATCTAACCTAATTCTCGACTAACAACAGCCTATAACAAGGGGTCCCAAACCCTAGAACAAGGGATCGACTATTCATGGCTTCAACAATAGAGCTAGGCAGCTAGAACTAGGGTCTCTTAACCAATATGTTGTAAGCTCCCTTGATCAATAATACAATACTTTTGATCGTTGAATTTTGACTTTACTACTTGTTTCATGTTTCATAGTATTACGAAAAACCCTACTTAAAATTACCCTAGCAAGAAGAGGGAAAACACACCAACcaaatgaagaagatgaacttaGATCGGAGCGGATCGATTTTAATTCGATTTAGGTGGTTTGGTATTAATAGAAGGTAAACCCATCAAACCAACTATAatgtatattatgttttaaacttAAATTCAATGTGTAAATACTTTGAAAAATTTTAACCAGAGAGATTTAGCATGAAATCACAGTTTGAGAGATATTTGATGCTATATAGTAGTTCTTGTGGGATATAGATAGTTAACCCTTACAAACAATTACATAATTAATTCATTGAGGGAGATTAACTGTGAAACCTGTCACCTCCTATCTGGAGAAAAGCGTGACACCAACAATATCTCATAACACGTTGCCCATACACACAACTCCACTCACGCTAAGCCCAAATAAAAATCCGAATAAAAAGCCCAGTAGCACCAATCCGACCAAATATCATATACTCGT
The window above is part of the Brassica napus cultivar Da-Ae chromosome C8, Da-Ae, whole genome shotgun sequence genome. Proteins encoded here:
- the LOC106414568 gene encoding calmodulin-like protein 2, translating into MDRGELSKVFKMFDKNGDGKIAKNELRDFFKSVSILVPENEIKEMIAKMDVNGDGFMDIDEIGSLYQEMMEEKEEEEDMREAFRVFDQNGDGFITDEELRSVLASMGLKQGRTLEGCRKMISKVDVDGDGMVNFKEFKQMMRGGGFAALSSN